From the genome of Nitrospirota bacterium, one region includes:
- a CDS encoding integron integrase, with protein MLEQFRNFLSLKGRIQSKYIPFYLKWVTDCYRFFDIPLSNLTTNEQKSQFLKHLSKSHEDWQVNQADNALRLYSYFLSRSSPDENVHFSATRINDWKTIKKKTIEAIRLRHRSYSTEKTYLAWLRQFQGFVKNKNPNDLDGKTLQDFLSYLAVEKKVSSSTQNQALNAIVFVFRHVLDKDIEDEITSVRAHRRRRLPVVLTIKEVNNIFDEMSGIQRLMAMLIYGCGLRLQECLNLRIKDVDIEQSIVIVRSGKGDKDRRTVLPEILKDELIHHISSVRELYEQDRRDKANGVYMPGALEKKYPNAGKEWGWFWLFPSKTDSIDPRTRIVRRHHTHPAALQRAFKNAVIKAGIAKQASIHTLRHSFATYLLEKGYDIRTIQELLGHKNLQTTMIYTHVASRNILGVRSPLDR; from the coding sequence ATGTTAGAACAATTCAGGAACTTTTTGTCATTAAAAGGAAGGATCCAAAGCAAATATATTCCGTTTTATTTAAAATGGGTGACGGATTGTTATCGGTTTTTTGATATACCTTTGTCTAATCTAACAACAAACGAGCAAAAATCTCAATTTCTAAAACATCTGAGCAAAAGTCACGAAGACTGGCAGGTAAATCAGGCGGATAATGCACTCAGACTCTACAGCTATTTCCTTTCACGGTCGTCCCCTGATGAAAATGTTCATTTCTCTGCAACAAGGATTAACGACTGGAAGACAATTAAGAAAAAGACTATAGAGGCTATCAGACTCCGACACAGGTCTTATAGCACTGAAAAAACATATCTCGCATGGCTTCGTCAATTTCAAGGTTTTGTAAAAAACAAGAACCCAAATGACCTTGATGGAAAAACCCTTCAGGACTTTCTCAGTTATCTGGCGGTTGAAAAGAAGGTCTCATCTTCTACACAGAATCAGGCTCTAAATGCAATTGTCTTTGTGTTCCGGCATGTTCTTGATAAGGATATCGAGGATGAAATCACGTCTGTCAGGGCGCATCGGCGGCGGCGTCTGCCAGTAGTGCTGACAATTAAGGAAGTTAATAATATTTTTGATGAAATGTCAGGAATTCAACGTCTTATGGCAATGCTTATCTATGGGTGCGGACTACGTCTTCAGGAATGTCTGAATCTCAGAATAAAAGATGTTGACATAGAACAGAGCATTGTAATTGTAAGGTCAGGAAAAGGAGATAAGGACAGGAGGACGGTTCTGCCGGAGATTCTTAAAGACGAACTTATTCACCATATCTCTTCTGTAAGGGAACTTTATGAGCAGGACAGAAGGGATAAGGCAAATGGCGTTTATATGCCTGGTGCACTTGAGAAAAAATATCCAAATGCAGGTAAAGAATGGGGATGGTTCTGGCTTTTTCCATCAAAAACAGATTCGATTGATCCGAGGACACGTATTGTAAGGCGTCATCACACCCATCCTGCAGCGTTACAGAGGGCATTTAAAAATGCGGTCATAAAAGCCGGCATCGCAAAGCAAGCCTCTATCCATACGCTCAGGCACAGTTTCGCAACATATCTTCTTGAAAAAGGTTACGACATCAGGACAATTCAGGAACTGCTTGGGCATAAAAACCTCCAGACCACGATGATCTATACCCATGTGGCATCAAGGAATATCCTTGGAGTTAGAAGCCCTCTCGACAGATAA